The Ornithodoros turicata isolate Travis chromosome 9, ASM3712646v1, whole genome shotgun sequence genome includes a region encoding these proteins:
- the LOC135368812 gene encoding STAM-binding protein-like, whose protein sequence is MPSASIDLDLYNPERKVRNLGEVGSAVEVDAKIPLRRYYRSGKEMLRMADVYAKEGNLENAFILYTKFITLFVEKIQRHPDKINTASPEWAFTKKKLKEVFPVAESLKAKLLRKYEDEYKHILKEKERQDSEQNKSEDQKRKQQVEQLLYEQQRLLALQQKSKAAGKADTTSPSAPIVSPSDVFPTLIDLENSWQDSRHKNPPASSGRTVIPDVPSRDVKPDVASPVDVIRRPIPPVDRSTKPMPLLSPEPFFHGLRTVVVPGGLFSKFLKLASRNTEKNIETCAILAGKLSKNQLNVSHVLVPKQSGSSDSCFTESEEEVLEYQDRLGLDTVGWVHTHPTQTAFMSSVDLHTHCSYQLMLPEAIAVVCSPKYEENKIFSLTVDHGLSYISNCNLSGFHPHPKEPPLYEECKHVKIDEKAPVTVVDLRT, encoded by the exons ATGCCGTCAGCAAGCATAGATTTGGATCTGTATAaccctgaaagaaaagtgagaaaTCTCGGTGAAGTCGGAAGCGCTGTGGAAGTCGACGCTAAAATTCCACTCAGGCGCTACTACAGATCCGGGAAGGAAATGCTAAGGATGGCGGACGTTTATGCAAAGGAAGGAAATCTTGAGAATGCTTTCATATTATACACAAAGTTCATTAC ACTCTTCGTGGAGAAGATACAGCGCCATCCCGATAAGATCAACACAGCATCACCAGAGTGGGCCTTCACAAAGAAG AAATTGAAGGAAGTATTTCCTGTGGCAGAGTCGTTGAAAGCAAAGTTGCTTCGGAAATATGAAGACGAGTACAAGCACATTCTTAAAGAAAAG GAAAGGCAGGACTCTGAACAGAACAAAAGTGAGGATCAGAAGAGGAAGCAACAGGTGGAACAGCTTTTGTATGAACAGCAGAGGCTGCTGGCCCTCCAGCAGAAGAGTAAGGCAGCCGGCAAGGCGGACACTACGTCACCCAGTGCCCCCATTGTGTCGCCCTCCGACGTCTTCCCGACGCTCATAGACTTGGAAAACAGCTGGCAAGATTCGAGGCATAAAAATCCTCCAGCTTCAAGTGGGAGGACTGTGATTCCAGACGTTCCCTCCAGGGATGTAAAGCCTGATGTTGCATCTCCAGTTGA TGTCATAAGACGGCCAATCCCGCCAGTCGACAGAAGTACCAAACCCATGCCACTGCTCAGTCCCGAACCATTTTTTCACGGACTTCGAACAGTGGTTGTTCCAGGGGGACTCTTCTCTAAGTTTCTGAAGCTGGCATCAAGGAACACTGAGAAGAACATTGAGACGTGTGCTATCCTAGCCGGAAAGCTG TCAAAGAACCAGTTAAACGTATCCCACGTGCTTGTACCAAAGCAATCTGGAAGCTCGGATTCCTGTTTTACCGAGAGCGAGGAGGAAGTTTTGGAATACCAGGACCGATTAGGGCTGGACACTGTTGGATGGGTTCAC ACTCATCCCACCCAGACTGCTTTCATGTCAAGTGTAGACCTTCACACTCACTGCAGCTACCAGCTTATGCTTCCTGAGGCCATTGCTGTCGTCTGTTCACCTAAATATGAAGA AAATAAGATTTTCAGCTTGACTGTGGACCATGGTCTTTCATACATCTCAAACTGCAACCTTTCTGGTTTCCATCCTCATCCTAAAGAGCCGCCTTTATATGAG GAGTGCAAGCATGTGAAAATTGATGAGAAGGCACCGGTGACAGTAGTGGACCTTCGAACGTAA
- the LOC135369476 gene encoding uncharacterized protein LOC135369476 produces the protein MAEGYGQEGIRGAFVGIQPIQPVGQQCFQPANPQFVPAQQYAPQPYQQPIQPSLHQFLQQSIQLPLQQHLQQPLQQIGPALNGAVMNVQCPIPETAQAPLQQYAQQSFPQPDSQCPQQFVQTIQQPPPVNQPISRRSNQMVEASRRASLPAAARVAAPSDPTVNAMYARFLGGPITKPMFARLVPLDDAPEEVVQPPARRASSPVQGTVVVPPTPQPAVQLQSGGGQNAVGLSLENEILLKDRQKRKRKKARKRKIILETSSSDSEPGQEQQQQQQPSTVPLQPTSAPGEGAT, from the coding sequence ATGGCAGAGGGTTACGGACAGGAAGGTATACGGGGTGCTTTTGTGGGGATACAGCCTATTCAGCCAGTTGGACAGCAGTGTTTTCAGCCAGCCAACCCTCAGTTCGTTCCCGCTCAGCAATATGCTCCTCAGCCGTACCAGCAACCTATCCAACCGTCCCTTCACCAGTTCCTCCAGCAGTCAATCCAGCTGCCCCTACAACAGCATCTTCAGCAACCACTCCAGCAAATCGGACCTGCTCTAAATGGCGCTGTCATGAACGTGCAGTGTCCTATTCCCGAGACAGCCCAGGCACCCCTTCAACAATACGCGCAGCAATCTTTCCCACAGCCCGATTCTCAATGTCCACAACAGTTCGTCCAGACCATTCAGCAACCTCCACCGGTAAACCAGCCAATTTCCAGACGGTCCAACCAGATGGTCGAGGCGTCACGCCGGGCGTCTCTCCCCGCCGCTGCCCGAGTGGCGGCGCCGAGCGATCCTACAGTGAATGCCATGTACGCCCGCTTCCTCGGAGGTCCCATAACAAAGCCTATGTTTGCACGGTTAGTCCCACTAGACGACGCCCCGGAAGAAGTAGTTCAACCGCCGGCAAGAAGGGCATCATCCCCAGTTCAAGGTACCGTAGTAGTGCCGCCAACGCCTCAACCTGCGGTTCAGCTGCAGAGTGGTGGCGGCCAGAATGCTGTCGGTCTGTCTTTGGAAAACGAAATATTACTGAAAGACCGCcagaagagaaagagaaagaaggcGCGGAAGCGAAAGATAATACTAGAAACGTCATCCTCAGATTCGGAACCTGGGcaagagcagcagcagcagcagcagccatcTACAGTTCCATTGCAACCGACCTCAGCTCCTGGAGAAGGTGCCACTTGA
- the LOC135369475 gene encoding uncharacterized protein LOC135369475, with protein sequence MTSNQGDKGFLIRLVPTSNPQLQQPSQPQRPAATENNMRPVICPGIHISQTTFRTTLQQQPRLSQETYLQAQQLLPPPFQPRVQQAYQHTMQQQFQQPFQQPVSQFFHMPFEQGFPRPVYSPPISPYVCQPMQQQFVPQFAPQRIPHGMAHTMAQVTQLVPPHMEPTVPCVPIYRQVPVSSTVPVSLQGFPSGLSVTAIANAGRECKSNKEPTTRHSCCCLGQHSHDKSTAQAANSPMASTPYVSLPNSLFENLVARVISPPPPQPAGNITLGATVSMGKKNRGSSSSLLTEAEKTRSRPPKAKRKKKHRTKTPPPSSSSSSSEHKKKDKPPPPPPPGKKGLNENVPSPPPPVPPSPGPEPEVPIPPEPPTPVTPVLPPQVSPEAPTPPPPVSPPPVISPPRSPRAASLQPPFVGEEEHDHVIYHEEQPPVMHPVPLPNTVSPGGSEALNRKEPEDSSTACVIVVVVVVICLGFCMLCVIFPSIIDTIFGLRPSKGTVRGGRDVRFDISDAIDGLKRVRDAILKFLPPTTESDGTNVEGDYTRFF encoded by the coding sequence ATGACCTCCAATCAAGGTGACAAGGGTTTCCTTATCCGCCTCGTCCCAACGTCGAATCCACAACTGCAACAGCCAAGCCAGCCTCAGCGACCTGCTGCGACTGAGAACAATATGCGTCCAGTGATATGTCCTGGTATTCATATCTCACAGACAACCTTTCGTACAACGCTGCAACAGCAGCCGCGCCTTTCCCAAGAAACGTACTTGCAAGCTCAACAACTCCTGCCTCCCCCGTTTCAACCACGCGTGCAGCAAGCCTATCAGCACACCATGCAGCAACAGTTCCAACAGCCGTTTCAACAGCCCGTTAGCCAGTTTTTTCACATGCCTTTCGAACAGGGCTTTCCCCGACCGGTTTACAGTCCTCCCATTTCTCCGTACGTGTGTCAACCCATGCAACAGCAGTTTGTGCCACAGTTCGCACCACAAAGGATCCCACACGGGATGGCTCATACCATGGCACAGGTGACGCAGCTTGTTCCACCGCACATGGAACCAACCGTTCCATGCGTTCCAATCTACCGTCAAGTACCTGTCTCCAGTACTGTGCCGGTCTCACTGCAGGGCTTCCCAAGCGGCTTATCCGTGACGGCCATTGCGAACGCGGGGCGAGAATGCAAAAGTAATAAAGAGCCCACGACTCGACACAGTTGCTGCTGTCTTGGACAGCACAGCCACGACAAATCTACGGCGCAAGCGGCGAATTCACCCATGGCGAGCACTCCCTACGTTTCTCTACCCAACAGTCTGTTTGAAAATCTAGTGGCGAGAGTGATAAGTCCCCCTCCACCACAGCCGGCCGGCAACATCACTCTTGGCGCTACTGTTTCTATGGGCAAGAAAAACAGAGGATCCAGCTCGTCACTTCTCACCGAGGCTGAGAAAACCAGGAGTCGTCCACCGAAAGCAAAACGCAAAAAGAAACACAGGACGAAGACGCCTCCCCCTAGCTCTTCATCAAGCTCATCCGAGCACAAGAAGAAAGATAAACCGCCACCGCCACCGCCACCTGGGAAGAAAGGTCTGAACGAAAACGTTCCGTCACCACCGCCACCTGTACCTCCGTCTCCTGGACCGGAGCCGGAGGTTCCAATTCCACCAGAACCACCAACACCGGTTACCCCAGTTCTGCCTCCACAAGTGTCTCCTGAGGCGCCTACCCCACCACCGCCAGTTTCGCCGCCACCAGTTATATCACCGCCGAGGTCGCCCAGGGCCGCTTCCCTGCAGCCGCCATTTGTGGGGGAAGAAGAGCACGACCACGTCATATACCACGAAGAACAACCCCCTGTCATGCACCCCGTGCCGCTGCCCAACACGGTTAGCCCAGGAGGATCGGAAGCCCTCAACCGGAAAGAACCGGAAGACAGTTCCACGGCATGTGTaatagtggtggtggttgtggttaTTTGCCTGGGGTTTTGTATGTTATGTGTCATCTTTCCGAGCATCATAGATACTATTTTTGGACTGCGCCCCAGTAAGGGTACGGTGCGCGGGGGAAGAGACGTGCGATTTGACATCTCCGACGCCATTGACGGCCTTAAAAGGGTAAGGGACGCTATTCTGAAGTTCCTCCCGCCAACAACGGAATCTGATGGTACGAATGTTGAGGGGGATTACACTAGGTTTTTCTAG